The genomic window TTGAACTCctgctcaaactccactatggagtcTGTCATTCTTATTTATATAGGTctccatttttttattattttaaatatcttgtcTCTTTTAAGGAACGAGAGCGAAAGTAATGACTCTGGAGTATTGTGCTTGCAACGAAAGCGAAATTATAAGAattgacacagatagaaatctgtTTCAAGATTTAATGTGCCTAATTATTTGTGTATTGTTGTTGAGATCTCTACAAGTGACACAGATAGAAACTTGGATGCAAATTTAATGTGTCAAATTGGTATTTGATGAAAGTGAAGTGGGCTAATTGTGCCAAACTAAATTAGTATTCCAAAAAAAGGAATTGAACGCAATTGTGTACTTCTTCGAAAGTGAAAAGCGTAATAAacttatttatttagattttttctgTTTAATACacaattttgaaaataactttatatggactgtaaGTGAATATTGTCTGCTACAAGCCTAAGTTGCCACTAGCCATCCAGTGGTGTATATAAGTCGCAGTGGCGTGGATATTGTGTACAAGTGTATATAAACTGAAGTGAATTTGTGACAAGTTTACAAAAAACATCAACCAGGTGGAAATAAAAGTGTTGTGCATTTCTTATCGAACTTTCGAATGAAAGGAAACTATCCCTAAGTCTTATGTTGCACAAGGCAGTGGAAGTgacgaaagaaaaaaaatttaaatcactgcctgtctgccttgagctgtgtcggaggactcttaccactggtgggggagtcaaccgatagtcaaaaggcgattggtgtgtttaaaaaacacgaaatttccaCCTACTTCGAATTATAAATCTATCACAAGTCCACTTCTATACGTTCACGTATTGCAAAAAAAGTGGTGGTGCATGAACCAATAAAATCAACGTACCTTGTATCGTTTAAGTGATGATTTGTTTTTATGATATGTGGTTAGATGTGTTGAGTGTATGATGTGCGGACTGTATTATGTGATGACTATATGATGTGCTTTGGTGTCCGTATGGAATGCTCGCTATTACCACTCGTCGCTAATGGCTGATTGTTGGTATTTATTGATAATTCCAAATAATTTTCTTGCAAATTGGCACCGTCGATTCTAAATAATTTTTGCTGATAAATTTGTACTTTAAATTTTAATGCGTTGGCTAAATATTGTGTTCACTTTCGTTTTTCCTGGCGCGATAGGACCAATGATTACGTGTGGTTCGGGACGATGgggattcgctcgcacgtaaaaccaaaaagaaaaagaaaaaaaggaactaGTTAGTGCCTTAGGGAAAAACAACACTTTCATTaatctaattaataacaaaactttttttattcaacaattcaaaATTAAGCGgagaattttaaattgaaagcatttaataaatcacactttatcttaattttatcgAATGTACACGtggaaaaaaaggaatgcttaccttcggtttggttgctggagctcacttgcGGACGTTCAGAAAAGAAGtgaagtgaaaagaaaaagtccatggcacccgccgattactaactttcgtcggattttcccctactcaattagttctcggcGGTGCATGGACCGTTACCGGTAATAGTCAAATTACGGGGTGCATTAGGGTGACCcgaaagttattttaaaatatttaggcTAGTGACCTAAacataactaaataaatgaatattaacaaagcaaccccaaacaaacaaaaatatatgcacatatgcatctatacacacataaatatatgtatggatacatacatgtgcatgctcatatgtacaagcgatgagcgtaagataaacagattttttatacctttcatgaaaatgaaatggtatattaatttcgtcacgaatcccacaattgtaagtcattaaaggaaaatagatagacccaccattaagtataccgaaataatctggatgaagagctgagttgatttagccatgtccgtctgtccgtctgtctgtttgtatgcaaactagtccatcaatttttgagatatcttgatataatttggtgagcgggtgtatttgggtgtccgattagacatttgtcagaaccggccggatcggaccactatagcatatatcctccatacaaacgatttttcagaaaaagaggatttttgtcatatcttcctcaatttatcagattgaagtttcaaacttcaccatatactttcgtatatttcacgtactgttgtctgaaaaaatttatgagatcggtcgtatatatagtatatatccccacaaccgattgttcagataagaaacttttcgtaattactgccctattttaagagctagaggcttaaaatttcaacgaatgcttacgcatatattgttgtctgaaaaaatcataaagatcggtggaatatatagtatatatattagggcgggtcgatttaaaaatcgctcattgctctgtgaaaatcgtattctaggaaaaaaataagaaactttgctgaagaaaccatacctctaaaacgaattctgatgtcgctccccccccccccccccccccctttgggtcgaacttttgggtaggggcaatttcaattatacctgctgtgtcttgtggtggcttaaaaaaaacaacataagcaattttacgatctgcaattgtgtcacagtgataccttaatattttaaaacggttgaataaaaaacccacacaactatgtttacgacatggaaatgcatcacagtgatgccttggttttaaaagggggttgtaaaaacgctaatttctaataattttttttttaatttgttttctattactaagttaaattaattttttcatttacatatgttctgactaaataaatttctaaagagaaaaataaactccaaaaagaaaaaaataggcattccaaagtgggatttttcaaaatttgacccTACGACCCTACGCCCCCcctcagaattcgttttagaggtatggttccttcggcaaagtttcttattttgatccctagaatatgattttcacagagcaattggcgatttttttgcctccccacaaatcgacccggcctaatatatatggtggtatatatagtatatatatattttcgcaatttcagccccattttaacagctagaagcttcaaatttcaccattgtctgaaaaaagcataaagattggtggaatatatagtatatatatggtggtatatatagtatatatatatagtatatatatatattttcgcaatttcagccccattttaatttcaccattgcttacgtatatagcatatattgttgtctgaaaaaatcatagagatcggtggtatatataatatatgtatatctcatacaacctactgttcacataagaaacttttcgcaatttctaccccattttaacagctataagcttcaaatttcaccgattgcttatgtatatagtatatattgttgtgtgaaaaaaccatagagatcggttttatataatatatatatatgatggtatatataatatatatatatagtatatatatatatatatagtatatatatatatatatagtatatatatatagtattctTTAATTCTAAAATATGGGGATCTGGGACTCAATGTGCCGACGCACAAAGTGGGGACCTGAAGAATAGAGTGCCGATGCACCAGCGACTCCTATCTCCAAATAAATCACAACACTTCTTAATAATTTCTTCGTACtttattgtaaagaatttataaACACTGTCGTGACGACCACGAATAATTCACGTGTTTTTCTTGTACTTTATAGTTACGCACTTATTCGCAAAATATAAAAGTTTAGatattatttaattcaattaaaatcgGAATTTAATTTGTTAATATTACAATAGATTTGTATTAGCTACAATTTTCAACAAGTTGAAGATAGCGTTTGCAATGAGATTATACGCTGCACGTTTTCAAACGCTTCGAACacagcaattaaatttttatGAGAGATTTTCCTAATTGAGCAACTTTGCTATTTGACACTTTTCAACTGAACTATGCGATGCGGACGCGGCGGCGTTTTTTACTTCTCTCGTTAATCGTATATGCTTAACTCACTTCTTTGCATataattaatttcaatattagcattaatatgtatgtacataggtaagTGTTTTGCATTCCAATATTTAGCGGTGTTTGGTTATACATAAATGGTAAATGTTCAACCAGATAAAGGTGAGTATATACAATTCCTTACAGGGTGAGGATTAGgccggtcgatttgtggggaggcaaaaaaatcgcccattgctctgtgaacatcatattctagggatcaaaataagaaactttgccgaaggaactatacctctaaaacgaattctgatgtctccccctttgggtcgtaggggcaaattttgaaaaatcccactttgaaatgcctatgttttttctttttggagtttatttttctctttagaaatttatttagtcagaacatatgtaaatgaaaaaatgaatttaacttagtaatagaaaagaaattaaaaaaaaattattagaaattagcgtttttacaacccccttttaaaaccaaggcatcactgtgatgcatttgaatgtcgtaaacatagttgtgtgggttttttattcaaccgttttaaaatatgaaggtatcactgtggcacaattgcagatcgtaaaattgcctgtgttgtttttttaagccaccacaagacagagcaggtagaattgaaattgcccctacccaaaagttcgacccaaagggggggacatcagaattcgttttagaggtatcgttccttgggcaaagtttcttattttgatccctagaatacgattttcacggagcaatgagcgatttttaaatcgacccgccctagtgagGATACGTATTAttttaaaggtaaatataaagatactTCAGGTATGTGCTTTGGTAAGTATAAAGCTAAGGATTTCATAAAGGTGTAAGTATACATAGGTACCTTAGTATAAGGTAAGTATAAAGGTAAGTaatttatatatagatatacatattatttcaatatttcaatttcatttctgtatttattaattttagtCCTCGAATTGGATGAGGTTTTCAtgcatgtcttcaacatggcgccCCGCCTACGCCGGTGCGAGGTGCAGCAACTCCTTCAGCTGCTCCAATGTCGTTACCGCCTTATTGACTAGGGTGCGCAGTTGGCCAGGGGGGGTGCGCCTTTGCGTCCGCGTTCTGGGTCGTTGGATAGTGGGGTTCGCTACCCCCGACCTCTGGCGCCGATGAGCGCGTCGTGAATGCTCATGACGATTGCGAGCGGGAGACGATGAGGTTTCCCGGTGTAGTAGCGTGTGGTGCGCTTTGGAGCATCGATGACACCGGCCGGCGGAGTTAAATGCGGTCGTGCGGTGGTACGTGGCCAGGCAATTTCAACAGTACTTGTGGACACGTGCTGATTCGTAACGTTTGTCGGGTGTCATGGCTAGGAATGCATTGCAGAATCGTAGTGAGTGATGACGGCAACACAGGCGGCATTGAGTAAGCTCCATGATACTAAACGAAAAAGGAGAAAGAAAATCGAAACACATGGGGTGTTAGTGAGTTATTAATATATGAGACAATCATATTTTGGGTAACAAGAATGACGAGGGGTGCTAGCCTGAGAACCAGGGTGCTATTGGGGAGGCAGTATGCATAGTTTTGTGATGTTTCGTGTGATAGTGCCTGCCTGAGTGCAAATCTCAGCTACGTGGATGTTTTTATGATACCCTGGGTGGAGTTTGGCAATGCGCCCCAGCCCCCATTCATTTGGTGGCAGCAGGTCATCTTTAATGAACGTTGGGTTCTTGACGCTTTCATTTGTGCCTCTTGTGAAGTTCCttgagatattcatttttccatcGGGTACTAAACTGCTGATGAATGACTTTCAGCTTTTGCCACTTATGTATCAAGGACGGGTTCTCAGTAGTCGGTTCGGGCAAGGCGAGCATAGGGGCGCCACGTAGAAAGTGTCCATGCGTCAATACTAGCAGGTCAGTGGGGTCCTGAGACATAGGCGACAGTGACCTTGAGTTGAGAACCGATTCAATGCGAACGAGAAGCGTGGTGAATTCTTCGAAGGTTAACTTGTGATTTCCTGCGGCTTTCGTGAGAAGTGTTTTGAAACTTTTCACCGCGGCTTCCCAGAGACCGCCCATGTGAGGGGCATAAGGAGGAATGAACTCCCAAGAGAAGCCTTGGGTCACATGTTTGTGAGAGACGTCATTCCCGATTTCGTGAAGGAATTGtgaaaattcctttttgaagcttCGGCTGGCCCCTACGAACGTTTttccgttgtcactcatcatctTAGAGGGGAGACCACGGCGTCCAACAAATCGGGCGAAGGCAGCATTGAATGCTTCCGTAGTCAAATAGGAGCATAATTTCAGATGCACTGCCTTGGTGGAGAAACACACGAATACACATACATACCCCTTAGGGTAGGGGGCGCGTCGTAGGGTAGAGGTTTTAACCGAGATTGGCCCCGCAAAATCCACCCCTGTGGTGTGAAAGGGAAGCGAGTGAGTACATCGCTCAGGGGGGAGTGCGGACATAATCTGCGTTCGCATTTCTTGTTTGTAAATGGTGCACGTCTTGCAATGGAAAATGCATTTCTTGAGTATTTGTTTCAATCGGGGTATATAATATTCCTGCTGCACCATGCGAACCATTAATTGATTTTCAGCATGCAGCATATTTTCGTGGAGAAAAATTAGCAGCAGTGAAGAAAACTTTGAGTTCCCAGGGAGAATAATCGGGTAACGTTCATTATTACTGACGTGGGCTTGGGATAAACGGCCAGTAACTCGCATGACGCCCAACTTATCCAAAAGGGGGTTTAATGTAAGGAAAGGGCTCTTTTTACCGAGGGGCGTTGCCGATTGTAGTGAACGCATCTCACTTCGGCAGTGCATGAGTTGCGCTTGAGTAATAAGTTGTGGTTTTGCTCGAGTGACTTCACTCTAAGTGAATGTGAATGACTCGGGAATGGCATGCTTCCGCGACTTGTTGATAAATCGATACACGTATGCCATCACTCTAAGGGCTCGAGGTATGGAGGAGAACCGTTCAAGAATATCAATATGTTCGACCGTATGAAATGATTCAATCCGGCGTTGTTCGGGTGGCAAGAGGGAAGTTGGCCGTGCTTTTGGCCACATCAAAGGGATTTTTTGTAGCCAATCCGGACCTTTCCATCACAAGCCACATATCGCGAGTTCTTGTGGGGTACAACCACGGGTGCCAAGATCGGCGGGGTTATCGGCACTCGACACATGCCTCCATGTGGCATTGCTCACATGATCGAGAATGAGAGATATCCTGTTGGCAACATAAGTTTTCCAGGTGTGTGGTGGTTTCTCTAGCCATGCTAACACTATGGAGGAGTCTGACCAAAGAAAGAGTTCGCTTGACTGCAAGTGTAGTTCAGAACGAATTTGTTTTACTAGCTTTGAGAGCAATACGGCTCCGCAGAGTTCGAATCGTGGGAGGCTGACGGTTTGTGGGGGTGCCACTTTGCTCTTCGCTACGAGTAGATGGGACGAGAACGAGGTTTAATTTAGTTGTACGCGGAGGTATATACAGGCGCAGTATGCCTTTTCAGAGGCGTCTAAAAAACCACGCAGCTGTATGTGCTCGTTTGGGGAGAATTGCACCCAGCGGGGTATGGAAATTTTATAGATTTCGGGGAGGTTGTTGCGTAACGCTGTCCATTTGTGAAATGCTACGGGCTTGATGTGCTCGTCCCAGTCGGTTCCTTCCATCCATAATTGTTGACAGTTTGGCTACCGATGACAATATCTGGCGTTTTGTTCTCGAGTCCGCAGCGGGTTCAGGATCATACGTATACGAAAACATATCTGTTAGGGCATTCCATTTTATGCCTAGAGTTTTCGTGGAGCTGGATTCCTGTAATTTTAGGAAGTCTATATCCAGCACTTCGGAATCGGGaactaattctaaaatttttgagtgATTTGCGGTAATTTTTCGGAGAggaaagccggctgattgtaGAGCGTCTTTTACTTGAACCATTGAGCTGATAGTGGCCACCCGAGAGTATATCCACATATGTTTCATGTAGAAGAATATCGGTGGCTAAAGGGAATTGCTCTTTACAATTTTGCGCCAACTGATCGAGAGTGCGTATAGCGAGATAGGGTCCGCAATTGACACCGAATGAAACCGTTTTTAAACGAAAGTCTTCTAAAGGAATATTTGGGGATCTACGGAAGACTATTCTTTGGAGGTCTAGGTCATATTTGTGAAcgagaatttggcgatacattttctctatatcgCCGTTAAACACAAATTGATAAAGTCGTCATTTTAGAATTATGAGCATTAAGTTGTTTTGCAAAGTGGGCCCGTATAAAGCACGTCATTAAGGGAGCTGCCAGAATGGGATAACTTTGATGCATTGAAAACTACGCGAACCTTTGTAGTTTTACTGTCTGGCTTGATGACTGGATCGTGTGGTAAataaaatgataaatatttacCTAGAGTGAGGCATTCTTCTAGGACCTCGGAGTACTTCTTCTGCAATGTCGGGTTCCTCTCCAAAGTCCGCTCAATGCTGAGATATTGTTGTTGAGCTGCAATGCGGGAATGTCCAAGAGCAGTGTATTTGGGGAATTCTGATTTCCGGGGGAGTCGAACCATGTATCTTTCATCTGCCTGTCGGGTTGTTGTGCGTTGATACAGCTCTTCACAAAAATCTTCTTCGTTGCATCGGGCTTGAGTCGTAGAGGTTTCTTCTTGCTCCCAAAATTTCCTAAGGAGCGTATTTAGGGAGTCATTTTCAGATGGTCGAATCTGAGTGGTGAACGTTGAGATCCTTTCGGGAATTGGGCCACTGAGAATCCATCCGAATATCGAGTTCTGGGCTACGAGGCAGCCGCTTATATTGGTGTGTAGCCCTTCTAGGAGAATGCGGGGAATCACATCACAGCCGATGACCATATCAATACGGTGACGGGTGAAACAGTCGGGATCGGCCAGTTTCAAATGAGATATTTTTTCCAAGTTTATATTATGAGATGTTAGTTGAGGGGAGAAAGTGGGTCAATTGTGGCAGAAAAATTACTTGGGtgctaattttttgtaatttgtccGCTGAGCAGAGTGTGACTTCGCAAATCTGTTTTGAGTTCTGTACCACTGTGCCTCCTATTCCCGAGATTTCAAATCTAGCTTCTTTAGTAGGGAGACGCAAAAGCTTTTGAATCCGGGACGAGATAAATGTTTTTTTCGGAGCCTTGATCCACGAGAGCTCGAATATTGTTATATTCGCCATCACAATATATGGGAATTACCGCTGTTGGGAGAAGCGTAGTGACTTGGGAACTTGAATGGTGTGACGACACTTAATTCACACCCGATTGAGGTGGACTTAGTTCCGTGGGTAAGTGAGTTGAATTTTTCGAGCAACAAGGTGTTTCATCAGCAGCATGATGTTGGGTGGTGAGTTGGCTCGTCGTTCGCTGGGGTATCGCGTTATGAGCTTGATTTTGCGTGTTACGCGGGAAGTGCAGTAGAAAATGGTGTATTTTTGACAATACACGCACAAGAAGCTACTATAGCAATTATTGCTTGAGTGGGAGTTGGACAAGCAGTTTTCGCAGTACCCGTTTTCGGGAACGTATTTTACGCGTTCGGCTACCGATAACGCTTTAACTTTGATACAGGTTTTCATTGCGTGCCTGGTGTTGCATAATTTACATGAGATCGGCGGAGTGGATTCAGCAAGAAAATTTTGCGTTCGGTTTTTATTTGCGAAGGTTGAGTTgtgagatggtgttctgggagTGAAATTTGAGTGAACTGGCTTTGGGTTGCTCGGCCGATAGGTATGAAGTCTTTCTACTACCTCATATCGGCTTGTGAGAAATTTGTTCATATCCGCCCAAAGAGGTAACTCTTTCCGTGAGCTGAGTGATTGCTCCCAGAGAGAGAGGGATTCACTGGGGAGTTTAGATGAGCAGAGATACACAAGAATGGGGTCCCAATTGCTGGTTGGGATTCCATGTGTGGAGAGAGTTGCTAAGCAATTGTTGATGGTTGATTGTAGGTTTTGAATTTTTCCAACATTTTCTGAGTAGATGGGAGGgagatttaaaagaatttttaattgcgtGTCCACCAATATTCTGCGGTTTTCATACTGAGATTTTAGGGCATCCCAGGCGAGTTCAAAACTTTCATCGGTGAGGGGGAACTGTTTGACTATTTGTCCTGCCTGGCTTCTGGTTTTCTGACGCAAATGGTAGAGCTTTTGTGCTGGAGAGAGTTTGGGATGATTCTTGTAGACGGCTGTGAACATATCCCTGAACACAGGCCAATCTTCATATCCACCGTGAAAAATTTCTGTGTCACATGCTGGCACCTTGAGAAACATTCCTTGAGAGTTGGAATTTGGTGGATTTGTGGTTTGGGCAGGAGATAGCTGAGACTGAGGATTCGGCTGTATAAGTTGTAATGCTTCAAGAATTTGGGATTTGTATAGCTCGTAACTTTCTGAGcatttgctatatttttgctcGACTGAACCGCTAGATTCTGCGAATTCTGTTGATTGATACACTGCTCTGAATGAGAATACTAAAGAATCCCATACCTTATCGAGTTGCTGTATTTCTGCATTGAGTAGGGTTGGGGTTAATTCGTTTATGATTACCGATGACCATTTTGAGTAAAACGTTTCGAGCCGGTTGCTATCGAAAATGAAGTCTTGTAGACTTGCATCAATTTCTGACTCGTCTTTTTTGGCCATTTTCAATTTCATCAAGCCTTGGATCGGAGATTtgagaatattaaaaaattttttttgtaaatattattgaGGCTCTGCTGTATTGATGgagttaatttgaaacgtgtcaACAGGAGTGCAGTGTATGTTTTTATTTGTCTCGcttgtttgaaataaaaaattttggtgGTCCTATTTAGTGAGCCACCACTGTAGCCGATTGGTGTGGGAGCAAAAGGTGgtgttttttttgtgtgtttgtatttgATGAGCTGCAACCTGCAGACC from Eurosta solidaginis isolate ZX-2024a chromosome 3, ASM4086904v1, whole genome shotgun sequence includes these protein-coding regions:
- the LOC137244295 gene encoding uncharacterized protein, encoding MKLKMAKKDESEIDASLQDFIFDSNRLETFYSKWSSVIINELTPTLLNAEIQQLDKVWDSLVFSFRAVYQSTEFAESSGSVEQKYSKCSESYELYKSQILEALQLIQPNPQSQLSPAQTTNPPNSNSQGMFLKVPACDTEIFHGGYEDWPVFRDMFTAVYKNHPKLSPAQKLYHLRQKTRSQAGQIVKQFPLTDESFELAWDALKSQYENRRILVDTQLKILLNLPPIYSENVGKIQNLQSTINNCLATLSTHGIPTSNWDPILVYLCSSKLPSESLSLWEQSLSSRKELPLWADMNKFLTSRYEVVERLHTYRPSNPKPVHSNFTPRTPSHNSTFANKNRTQNFLAESTPPISCKLCNTRHAMKTCIKVKALSVAERVKYVPENGYCENCLSNSHSSNNCYSSFLCVYCQKYTIFYCTSRVTRKIKLITRYPSERRANSPPNIMLLMKHLVARKIQLTYPRN